In Rathayibacter sp. VKM Ac-2762, one DNA window encodes the following:
- a CDS encoding PDZ domain-containing protein, giving the protein MSLFSDDPRPSSSPRRPWVGPVVLLSGVAVVVGLGVAPAPYVIEQPGPVFDTLGSSKDVPLISIPDRTTYPTAGTLDMLTVSVVGNPQSLPTWVEVASAWFDRTKAVVPVDAIFPPSSTVEERDEANQAEMTDSQQEAIAAALTELGYPVEQRVSVVQVPEGSPAEGVLEAGDEILAVAGTPVADATALRATLQTLGTGSPVQVSIEREGVRQEVEVTPRDSNGAAVIGVLPGAAFDFPFEVDIQLDDVGGPSAGMMFALGIIDKLTEGELNGGRSVAGTGTIDAAGEVGAIGGIRQKLYGAEGAGAEYFLAPATNCNEVVGHVPDGLDVLAVSTLDDALAALKGIAAGDTSGLPDCSTAAPLD; this is encoded by the coding sequence GTGTCGCTGTTCTCCGACGACCCGCGCCCCTCCTCCTCCCCGCGCCGCCCGTGGGTCGGACCGGTCGTCCTCCTCTCGGGTGTCGCCGTCGTGGTCGGTCTGGGCGTCGCGCCCGCCCCCTACGTGATCGAGCAGCCCGGCCCCGTGTTCGACACTTTGGGCAGCAGCAAGGACGTGCCCCTCATCTCGATCCCGGACCGCACCACCTATCCCACGGCCGGCACGCTCGACATGCTCACCGTGTCGGTCGTCGGCAACCCGCAGAGCCTGCCCACCTGGGTCGAGGTCGCGAGCGCCTGGTTCGACAGGACCAAGGCGGTCGTCCCGGTCGACGCGATCTTCCCTCCCTCCTCCACGGTCGAGGAGCGCGACGAGGCGAACCAGGCCGAGATGACCGACTCCCAGCAGGAGGCGATCGCCGCCGCGCTCACCGAGCTCGGCTACCCCGTCGAGCAGCGCGTCTCGGTCGTGCAGGTGCCCGAGGGCTCCCCGGCCGAGGGCGTCCTGGAGGCGGGGGACGAGATCCTCGCGGTCGCGGGCACCCCTGTCGCCGACGCGACCGCCCTGCGCGCGACCCTGCAGACCCTGGGCACCGGCTCCCCGGTGCAGGTCAGCATCGAGCGCGAGGGCGTCCGGCAGGAGGTGGAGGTCACGCCGCGCGACTCGAACGGCGCCGCCGTCATCGGCGTCCTCCCCGGAGCGGCCTTCGACTTCCCGTTCGAGGTCGACATCCAGCTGGACGACGTGGGCGGGCCGAGCGCGGGCATGATGTTCGCCCTCGGGATCATCGACAAGCTCACCGAGGGCGAGCTCAACGGCGGGCGGAGCGTCGCCGGGACCGGCACGATCGACGCGGCCGGCGAGGTCGGCGCCATCGGCGGGATCCGCCAGAAGCTCTACGGGGCGGAGGGTGCCGGAGCCGAGTACTTCCTCGCCCCCGCGACCAACTGCAACGAGGTCGTCGGCCACGTCCCCGACGGGCTCGACGTGCTCGCGGTCTCGACCCTCGACGACGCCCTCGCCGCACTGAAGGGCATCGCCGCGGGCGACACCTCCGGGCTGCCGGACTGCAGCACCGCCGCTCCCCTCGACTGA
- a CDS encoding zinc-dependent metalloprotease, whose amino-acid sequence MADGDSADRAGGGSEDEFREMLRQFLSGNGPVDPSQLAGAAGLPNDPVALQNLLSQLQSAMQQNGDGGVNWTLSLEQAKQLARAESAPVSDSVRAPIDAAFGVAALWLDEVAYVSELSRTPRSISRLEWISLTMPVWTQLAEPVALSISDALTRVLREQAPEEMQAMIAGAEGMMRGIGGTLFALQLGQVVGQLAAEVVSGGDIGIPLLEENDAAILPQNVAAFGEGLDIPLDQVQLYLAVRELAHARLFRHGKWLRLALISQITDFARGISIDTTRLEELAEGFDPSNPEELRDAMTSGALIPPKTEEQLAAHGRLETVLALIEGWVDVVTAAATTRLPSAGAIAETVRRRRASGGPAESAFATLVGLELRPRRLREAAAMWQAVTDAVGPEARDSLWSHPDLLPGSEDLDDPSALVARLTAEARGETPEPDEMDRALEDLLNGTMPREGDGASGDAPDTTDDAGSPDDDDRGSSPTGDRPV is encoded by the coding sequence ATGGCCGATGGCGACAGTGCGGACCGAGCGGGCGGCGGCTCCGAGGACGAGTTCCGGGAGATGCTGCGGCAGTTCCTCTCGGGGAACGGCCCGGTCGACCCCTCGCAGCTCGCCGGAGCGGCGGGACTGCCGAACGACCCGGTGGCCCTGCAGAACCTGCTCTCGCAGCTGCAGAGCGCGATGCAGCAGAACGGCGACGGCGGCGTCAACTGGACGCTCTCGCTCGAGCAGGCGAAGCAGCTCGCGCGCGCCGAGTCCGCGCCGGTGTCCGACTCCGTGCGGGCTCCGATCGACGCGGCCTTCGGCGTCGCCGCGCTCTGGCTCGACGAGGTCGCGTACGTCTCCGAGCTGAGCCGCACGCCGCGCTCGATCAGCCGCCTCGAGTGGATCTCCCTGACGATGCCGGTCTGGACCCAGCTCGCCGAGCCGGTGGCGCTGAGCATCTCGGACGCGCTGACCCGCGTGCTCCGCGAGCAGGCCCCGGAGGAGATGCAGGCGATGATCGCCGGTGCCGAGGGCATGATGCGCGGGATCGGCGGCACCCTGTTCGCCCTGCAGCTGGGCCAGGTCGTCGGGCAGCTCGCCGCCGAGGTCGTCTCGGGCGGCGACATCGGCATCCCGCTGCTGGAGGAGAACGACGCGGCGATCCTGCCGCAGAACGTCGCCGCGTTCGGCGAGGGCCTCGACATCCCGCTCGACCAGGTGCAGCTGTACCTGGCGGTCCGCGAGCTCGCGCACGCCCGCCTCTTCCGGCACGGCAAGTGGCTCCGTCTCGCCCTCATCTCGCAGATCACCGACTTCGCGCGCGGGATCAGCATCGACACCACCCGCCTCGAGGAGCTGGCCGAGGGCTTCGACCCGTCGAACCCCGAGGAGCTCCGCGACGCGATGACCTCCGGCGCGCTCATCCCGCCGAAGACGGAGGAGCAGCTCGCCGCGCACGGCCGCCTCGAGACCGTCCTCGCCCTCATCGAGGGGTGGGTCGACGTCGTCACCGCGGCGGCGACCACCCGCCTGCCCAGCGCCGGGGCGATCGCCGAGACGGTCCGCCGCCGCCGCGCCTCCGGCGGGCCGGCCGAATCCGCCTTCGCCACCCTCGTCGGCCTGGAGCTGCGCCCGCGCCGCCTCCGCGAGGCCGCCGCGATGTGGCAGGCCGTGACCGACGCCGTCGGGCCCGAGGCCCGCGACTCCCTCTGGTCGCACCCCGACCTGCTCCCCGGCTCGGAGGACCTGGACGACCCGAGCGCGCTCGTCGCCCGGCTCACGGCCGAGGCCCGCGGCGAGACCCCGGAGCCCGACGAGATGGACCGCGCGCTGGAGGACCTGCTGAACGGCACGATGCCGCGCGAGGGCGACGGCGCCTCCGGAGACGCTCCGGACACGACCGACGACGCCGGCTCGCCGGACGACGACGACCGCGGCTCCTCCCCCACGGGCGACCGCCCCGTCTGA